The following proteins are co-located in the Penaeus monodon isolate SGIC_2016 chromosome 10, NSTDA_Pmon_1, whole genome shotgun sequence genome:
- the LOC119577991 gene encoding forkhead box protein D1-like, with translation MPVCETDMSDAVCLSPGAEVAHYSEDETDPCRGAPDSDEDDSRPHQEIPEDAVDDADKKSGGPVKPPYSYIALITMAILQAPKKRVTLSEICEFIMNRFPYYKAKFPAWQNSIRHNLSLNDCFVKVPREPGNPGKGNYWTLDPGAIDMFDNGSFLRRRKRYKRQHPDFLNDPHMFSLLATGMVDPHHLHHHHHMQQQQQAAATAALLAPHPAMLHRPMPVAHHPYMPPAHLHPHAHHHHALAQQADFLRQFRGSLGPAVQQIASLGGPALQQASALSPSAQQVASLASPPAQQHPMGARRSPPAPGPVVAPLALKPAQAGSPSPPLTRPAARAAFTIDAIMGRDKACTPPPPISVSPPASNASPPMCRPQNLHPALPLAAVNPEPFSRLLMAPFLAHNLSRPFPHALPPTTSLAPTSISR, from the coding sequence ATGCCAGTGTGCGAAACAGACATGTCGGACGCCGTGTGTTTGTCGCCCGGGGCGGAGGTGGCCCACTACAGCGAGGACGAGACCGACCCGTGCAGGGGCGCGCCCGACAGCGATGAGGACGACTCGCGGCCCCACCAGGAGATCCCCGAGGACGCCGTCGACGACGCTGACAAGAAGAGCGGCGGCCCCGTCAAGCCCCCGTACTCGTACATCGCGCTCATCACCATGGCGATCCTGCAGGCGCCGAAGAAGCGGGTGACGCTGAGCGAGATCTGCGAGTTCATCATGAACCGGTTCCCGTACTACAAGGCCAAGTTCCCCGCGTGGCAGAACTCGATCCGCCACAACCTGTCCCTCAACGACTGCTTCGTCAAGGTGCCCCGCGAGCCCGGCAACCCCGGCAAGGGCAACTACTGGACGCTCGACCCCGGCGCCATCGACATGTTCGACAACGGCTCCTTCCTGCGGCGCCGCAAGCGCTACAAGCGGCAGCACCCGGACTTCCTCAACGACCCGCACATGTTCTCGCTGCTGGCCACGGGCATGGTGGACCCCCACCAcctgcaccaccaccaccacatgcagcagcagcagcaggcggCCGCCACCGCTGCGCTGCTGGCGCCGCACCCCGCCATGCTGCACCGGCCGATGCCCGTCGCGCACCACCCCTACATGCCGCCCGCGCACCTGCATCCTCacgcccaccaccaccacgccctCGCGCAGCAGGCGGACTTCCTCCGGCAGTTCCGCGGTTCCCTCGGCCCTGCCGTGCAGCAGATCGCCTCCCTCGGGGGCCCCGCCCTGCAGCAGGCGAGCGCCCTCAGCCCCAGTGCCCAGCAGGTCGCCTCCCTCGCCAGCCCGCCCGCACAGCAGCACCCGATGGGCGCCCGCCGAAGCCCGCCGGCGCCCGGCCCCGTCGTGGCGCCCTTGGCCTTGAAGCCAGCCCAGGCCGGCTCGCCCTCGCCGCCCCTCACGCGccccgccgcccgcgccgcctTCACCATCGACGCCATCATGGGCCGCGACAAGGCCTGCACGCCCCCGCCGCCCATCTCCGTCTCGCCGCCCGCCTCCAACGCCTCGCCGCCCATGTGCCGCCCGCAAAACCTTCATCCGGCGCTACCGTTGGCGGCCGTCAACCCCGAGCCCTTCTCCAGGCTGCTCATGGCGCCCTTCCTCGCCCACAATCTCTCACGCCCTTTCCCGCACGCACTCCCGCCCACGACCTCCCTCGCACCGACGTCCATATCGCGGTGA